The following proteins come from a genomic window of Syntrophorhabdaceae bacterium:
- a CDS encoding AAA family ATPase: MVISIANQKGGVGKTTTAVNLSASIAVAEQRTLVIDMDSQCNTTSGFGISYNRSYDHIYHVLIGEKSIQEVIRKTEIPYLDIIPSHPDLIGAEVELLDTDQREYRLKRALDGLKDTYTYIFIDCPPSLGLLTINALAASDYVIIPLQCEYFALEGLALLLRTISIFQKKLNPRLEVMGILLTMFDRRNNLSFRVWEEVNQCFSDTVFKTVIPRNIKLSESPSHGKPALLYDISSRGAESYLQLASEIIEKRSVH; encoded by the coding sequence ATGGTAATATCCATAGCAAATCAAAAGGGAGGCGTGGGGAAGACCACCACGGCGGTCAATCTTTCCGCGTCTATCGCGGTTGCGGAGCAGAGGACGCTCGTGATCGACATGGATTCCCAGTGTAACACGACCTCAGGGTTCGGAATATCCTACAATCGGTCTTACGATCATATTTACCATGTACTTATAGGGGAGAAGAGTATTCAAGAAGTTATCAGAAAAACGGAAATCCCTTACCTCGATATCATCCCTTCCCATCCTGACCTCATCGGCGCCGAGGTTGAGCTGCTCGACACTGATCAAAGGGAATACCGGCTGAAGAGGGCCCTCGACGGGCTAAAGGATACGTATACGTACATCTTCATCGACTGTCCGCCTTCGCTCGGCCTTCTCACGATCAACGCTCTCGCCGCGTCCGATTATGTGATCATCCCTTTGCAGTGCGAATATTTTGCCCTTGAGGGACTCGCGCTCCTTTTGAGGACCATATCGATCTTCCAGAAGAAGTTGAATCCCAGGCTTGAAGTCATGGGTATACTCCTCACCATGTTCGACCGGAGAAATAACCTCTCCTTCAGGGTCTGGGAAGAGGTGAATCAGTGTTTCAGCGACACCGTCTTCAAAACCGTGATCCCGAGGAACATAAAACTGAGCGAATCGCCAAGTCATGGAAAACCCGCCCTGCTTTATGATATAAGTTCACGTGGCGCGGAGAGCTATCTCCAGCTTGCCTCGGAAATCATCGAAAAAAGGAGCGTCCATTGA
- a CDS encoding RsmG family class I SAM-dependent methyltransferase has protein sequence MAYFRIGCDEEKLRALVFYVEELMRWNKKINLTGIRDTRLIICELLYDAFFLHGYMQNVDSLMDLGTGSGVLAIPLSILNENVRIFAVDKSLRKIQFLRHIKRTLNLRGLQPLHGRSEEIACLGVESLVVKAFGTVDAILETGGVHVKYGGRALIVKGKSGVPVDYRGFILEDTIGYELPEVSKPYTLLVYKKVS, from the coding sequence ATGGCTTATTTCCGCATCGGTTGTGATGAAGAGAAACTTAGGGCGCTCGTCTTCTACGTAGAAGAGCTCATGCGATGGAACAAGAAGATAAACTTAACCGGGATAAGGGACACGCGACTTATCATTTGCGAGCTTCTCTATGACGCCTTTTTTCTCCATGGATATATGCAAAACGTCGATTCGCTTATGGACCTCGGTACGGGTTCCGGTGTGCTTGCCATACCTCTTTCCATACTAAATGAAAATGTTCGCATCTTTGCGGTTGATAAGAGCCTGAGAAAAATACAGTTTCTCAGGCATATCAAGAGGACCTTGAACTTGAGGGGGCTTCAACCGCTGCACGGACGCTCGGAAGAGATCGCGTGTCTCGGGGTGGAGAGCCTTGTGGTAAAGGCCTTTGGCACCGTGGACGCCATATTGGAAACAGGCGGGGTCCATGTGAAATACGGCGGCAGGGCGCTCATCGTCAAGGGAAAGAGCGGGGTGCCGGTTGATTACAGGGGATTTATCCTTGAAGATACCATAGGTTATGAGCTTCCAGAGGTTTCAAAACCATATACGCTCCTCGTGTACAAAAAAGTTTCATAG
- the bamD gene encoding outer membrane protein assembly factor BamD gives MRKVIITVLIGFALFACASKGPKKVDSAGNLYVDGVNLMQAKKYDQAIQKFSAIRENHPFDPLAVVAGVKLGDVYFARREYTLAAGVYEDFLKAYPEDENIPYALSKLGECYEKESLSIDRDPAYTLKVIERLTYLMNRFPGNPYEVESRERLKRMYQKLADRELYVGEFYYRTFHYNSAIIRLEYLIQKYPGAKGVDRALFYLAASYRALGDKAKSDQYMATLRVQYPNSPLTRTNSSSIRGRKTLQPAAQAPLQAKLQPVAAQGPLSLYEEPKKRNIVLSPQMAASASNDTPQQDMAGDKAPVRGQDKGPTKEQDKALSFFDKKKPVDIVSDTMEGFDKEKYVVFKGSVIAKQEDLFIFADTMEAHTSETTNEIEKAYAKGNVKIVKQDRTATCQEATFDNGKGEITLKGDVVVYQGQDKLVGDVIIYYVNDDRVVVVAEKDKKAHVTVQPKQATK, from the coding sequence ATGCGTAAAGTCATCATCACTGTCTTAATAGGTTTTGCGCTTTTTGCCTGCGCTTCTAAAGGGCCCAAGAAGGTGGATAGCGCAGGAAATCTCTACGTTGACGGCGTGAACCTCATGCAGGCGAAGAAGTACGATCAGGCCATTCAAAAATTTTCTGCGATACGGGAAAATCACCCGTTTGATCCTCTGGCGGTGGTGGCGGGGGTCAAGCTCGGAGATGTCTATTTCGCCAGGAGAGAATATACCCTTGCAGCCGGGGTGTATGAAGATTTCTTGAAGGCCTATCCGGAAGACGAAAATATCCCTTATGCACTTTCCAAACTGGGGGAGTGCTATGAAAAAGAATCACTCAGTATCGACAGAGACCCTGCATATACGCTGAAAGTTATTGAAAGGCTCACCTACCTGATGAACCGTTTCCCGGGAAATCCTTATGAGGTGGAATCGCGGGAGCGACTTAAAAGGATGTACCAGAAGCTCGCCGACCGTGAATTGTATGTGGGTGAATTCTATTACAGGACCTTCCACTACAACTCGGCGATTATACGGCTTGAATACTTGATTCAGAAGTATCCTGGGGCAAAGGGCGTGGATAGGGCCCTGTTTTATCTGGCCGCCTCTTACCGTGCGTTAGGTGACAAAGCGAAAAGCGATCAGTATATGGCAACGCTGCGTGTTCAGTATCCCAACAGTCCTTTGACGCGGACGAATAGCTCCTCCATAAGGGGGAGGAAGACGCTGCAGCCGGCGGCGCAGGCCCCCTTACAGGCAAAATTGCAACCTGTGGCAGCGCAAGGCCCACTTTCCCTGTACGAAGAGCCGAAGAAAAGAAACATCGTGTTGAGCCCTCAAATGGCGGCGAGTGCGTCAAATGATACGCCGCAGCAAGACATGGCAGGCGACAAAGCGCCCGTCAGGGGGCAAGACAAGGGGCCCACCAAAGAGCAGGACAAAGCGCTATCGTTCTTCGATAAGAAAAAACCCGTTGATATCGTGTCCGACACTATGGAAGGTTTCGACAAGGAAAAATACGTGGTCTTCAAGGGGAGCGTCATCGCCAAGCAGGAAGATCTATTTATCTTCGCTGATACCATGGAAGCACACACGAGCGAAACCACCAATGAGATAGAGAAGGCTTACGCAAAGGGAAACGTGAAGATCGTGAAACAGGACCGCACGGCCACGTGCCAGGAAGCTACCTTCGACAATGGCAAGGGTGAGATCACGCTCAAGGGCGATGTTGTTGTGTATCAGGGCCAGGATAAGCTTGTCGGAGACGTTATCATCTACTACGTGAATGACGACAGGGTTGTAGTTGTGGCTGAGAAAGACAAGAAAGCCCACGTTACCGTGCAACCAAAACAAGCCACAAAATAA
- a CDS encoding PaaI family thioesterase — protein MDPDRRKGYFGAVLEEPFARLLDIRLKDVSEGYALCEMDYREDMDNLYGMAHGGAIFGLIDEAFEVSSNSHQNMAVALNMNVTYMRPPPKHATLVAESKETHRTKKTASYYITVTNGSDLVAVCQALVYIKNEPVSFLNDESR, from the coding sequence ATGGACCCTGACAGGCGCAAAGGATACTTTGGGGCAGTCCTCGAAGAGCCGTTCGCTCGCCTGCTCGATATCCGGCTCAAGGACGTGTCCGAAGGATACGCCCTGTGCGAGATGGACTATCGGGAAGATATGGATAATCTTTACGGCATGGCGCACGGAGGTGCTATCTTCGGCCTCATCGACGAGGCATTCGAGGTTTCCTCAAACAGTCACCAAAACATGGCAGTGGCATTGAATATGAATGTTACGTACATGAGGCCGCCGCCAAAGCACGCCACCCTTGTCGCTGAATCAAAAGAAACGCACAGAACCAAGAAAACGGCATCCTACTATATCACCGTCACGAACGGCAGCGACCTCGTGGCTGTGTGTCAGGCGCTGGTCTACATCAAGAACGAGCCTGTGTCATTTCTTAACGACGAAAGCAGATAA
- the trxA gene encoding thioredoxin codes for MSQAQAVTDGDFAKEVLESGIPVLVDFWATWCGPCQAMGPVVDTVAGEYADKVKVLKLNVDENPVTPSKYGVRGIPTLILFNKGEVVDRIIGAQPKGSVDTLIKKVMA; via the coding sequence ATGAGCCAGGCGCAGGCGGTAACGGACGGAGATTTTGCTAAAGAGGTGCTCGAATCGGGCATACCGGTTCTCGTTGATTTCTGGGCAACATGGTGCGGACCCTGCCAGGCAATGGGACCTGTTGTCGATACGGTGGCCGGAGAATATGCGGACAAGGTGAAGGTACTCAAATTGAACGTGGACGAAAACCCCGTAACGCCCTCCAAATACGGTGTCAGGGGTATTCCGACGCTTATCCTTTTCAACAAGGGTGAGGTGGTCGATAGAATTATCGGCGCTCAGCCCAAGGGCTCGGTGGACACGCTTATAAAAAAAGTTATGGCCTGA
- a CDS encoding molybdopterin-dependent oxidoreductase codes for MSRLKELRTPVFWVEGHPGSLDRTSWQIEVKGLCESPKKFSWQELVALPKTVVDARLTSVTRFSVRGRWGGIPLGEILDLTKSRPAVKYVRFRSIKNVYDTSIPLEVALREKTLLAYEFDDELLEEDYGGPVRAFCPYLWGYKSAKSVIEVELMDHYVSGFWETRGYTDDALITSGVVRDMNSQGRMRPIPDGEVIHFLDE; via the coding sequence ATGAGCAGACTCAAAGAATTGCGAACACCTGTTTTCTGGGTTGAAGGACATCCGGGAAGCCTTGACCGCACAAGCTGGCAGATCGAGGTCAAGGGCCTGTGCGAAAGTCCGAAAAAGTTTTCCTGGCAGGAACTTGTGGCCTTGCCCAAGACCGTGGTCGATGCGCGCCTCACAAGCGTAACCCGGTTTTCTGTGCGCGGACGATGGGGCGGGATTCCGCTTGGCGAGATACTTGATCTCACGAAGTCCAGGCCTGCGGTAAAGTATGTACGTTTCCGGTCGATCAAGAATGTCTACGACACATCCATACCGCTTGAAGTCGCCTTACGGGAAAAGACCTTGCTCGCCTATGAGTTCGACGATGAGCTTCTTGAAGAAGACTACGGGGGACCGGTAAGGGCGTTCTGTCCCTATCTGTGGGGTTACAAGTCGGCAAAAAGCGTGATAGAGGTTGAGCTCATGGACCACTATGTCTCGGGGTTCTGGGAAACAAGGGGATACACGGATGATGCACTGATAACATCGGGGGTCGTGAGGGACATGAATTCACAGGGAAGAATGCGGCCCATCCCTGATGGAGAAGTCATCCACTTTCTCGATGAGTGA
- a CDS encoding class I SAM-dependent rRNA methyltransferase, with amino-acid sequence MILIGPMIDLTVKQNRTGPVAGFHPWVFSQALVGIPDGIKPGTPVKLMSERGEFLAFGYFSSYSQIAVRIWGYDKNEDLDEEFFARRIKRAYDIRKKYVESDETNAFRVVNGENDLLPGLIVDKYADCLVVQFHTAGIERWKEKIVAALENIIRPQGIYERSDVAVRKFDGLEDAEGSLSGTVPQLVTIKENGLQFLVDVKHGQKTGFFLDQRDKRRAFLKYTGNASVLNCFSYTGGFSVYALAGGARSVTSVDTSESAIALARENVRLNGFSLNVCRFVIEDVKRFLKAGDERFDVIVLDPPAFIKDRRKKKEGIAGYKGINEMAMRALSDHGVLVSCSCSNHLSLTEFRFLLSEAGARVRKHFHIIETYTHGVDHPRSVPFIEGDYLKCFFLTP; translated from the coding sequence ATGATATTGATCGGCCCTATGATCGATCTTACTGTGAAGCAAAACCGAACAGGTCCCGTGGCGGGCTTTCATCCCTGGGTTTTCTCCCAGGCATTGGTCGGAATCCCTGACGGTATCAAACCGGGTACTCCGGTTAAACTCATGAGCGAGAGAGGGGAATTCCTCGCGTTCGGATATTTCAGTTCCTATTCCCAGATCGCAGTCCGAATCTGGGGCTACGACAAGAATGAAGACTTAGACGAAGAATTCTTCGCGAGGCGGATAAAAAGGGCCTATGACATACGAAAAAAGTACGTGGAAAGCGACGAGACAAACGCCTTTCGCGTGGTGAACGGAGAAAACGATCTCCTGCCGGGTTTGATTGTGGATAAGTACGCCGACTGCCTCGTGGTGCAGTTTCATACGGCAGGTATCGAGCGCTGGAAGGAAAAAATAGTCGCCGCTCTGGAAAACATAATACGCCCTCAGGGCATCTATGAGCGCTCCGACGTGGCCGTGAGAAAATTTGACGGTCTTGAGGACGCAGAGGGTAGTCTTTCCGGAACCGTACCTCAACTCGTTACTATCAAAGAAAATGGCCTGCAGTTTCTCGTCGACGTAAAACACGGCCAGAAGACAGGCTTTTTTCTTGACCAGCGGGATAAACGAAGGGCCTTCCTCAAGTATACGGGAAACGCTTCGGTGCTCAACTGCTTTTCCTACACGGGAGGCTTTTCCGTATACGCGCTCGCGGGAGGGGCGAGGTCGGTCACCAGTGTGGACACCTCCGAGAGCGCGATCGCGCTTGCCAGAGAGAATGTGAGACTTAACGGATTTAGTTTGAACGTATGCCGGTTCGTGATAGAGGATGTGAAGCGCTTTCTCAAAGCAGGCGACGAACGATTTGACGTGATCGTACTCGATCCGCCGGCCTTTATCAAAGATCGCAGGAAGAAGAAGGAGGGCATTGCGGGGTATAAAGGCATCAACGAGATGGCCATGAGGGCGCTATCCGACCACGGGGTCCTTGTATCCTGTTCCTGTTCGAACCACCTGTCGCTTACAGAATTTCGCTTTCTTTTGTCAGAGGCGGGGGCTCGGGTGAGAAAGCACTTTCACATCATCGAAACGTATACGCACGGTGTCGATCATCCACGGTCCGTTCCCTTCATCGAAGGCGACTACCTCAAATGTTTCTTTCTGACCCCTTGA
- a CDS encoding cupin domain-containing protein: MEKVLVEKLPETKQIDGAKRWVDEKGEFVQISYHEDIGHVAFFELKKGQFRGNHYHEKKEETFYVISGSIRAIFADVDTLAKQERILTKGDKVHVPTRIGHAFFGLEDALVVEYSPQYYDKKDALKMDLGD, from the coding sequence ATGGAAAAGGTGCTCGTAGAAAAACTACCGGAGACAAAACAGATAGACGGCGCAAAACGCTGGGTGGATGAGAAAGGCGAATTCGTCCAGATATCGTACCATGAAGACATAGGACACGTGGCTTTCTTTGAGTTGAAGAAAGGCCAATTTCGGGGAAACCATTATCATGAAAAAAAGGAAGAAACCTTCTACGTGATCAGCGGGAGCATTCGCGCCATTTTTGCCGATGTGGATACGCTCGCGAAACAGGAACGGATACTCACAAAAGGGGACAAGGTGCACGTCCCTACCCGCATAGGGCACGCGTTTTTCGGACTTGAAGATGCGCTCGTTGTCGAATACAGCCCTCAATATTACGATAAAAAGGACGCGTTGAAAATGGACCTCGGAGATTGA
- a CDS encoding gamma carbonic anhydrase family protein, with protein sequence MLYGFDGRNPLIGQESYVSETALVLGDVKIGNNCYIGHGAIVRGDYGSIVIGSGTAVEEGVIMHAPPKEALLVGERVTIGHGAIIHAAKVGDLSVIGMGAILSIRSEVGKRAIVAEGAVVKMGQVIPDEVVAGGNPARVLRKVTKKDIDHWDWGKALYIDLARKYLSGAMEKL encoded by the coding sequence TTGCTGTACGGATTTGACGGAAGGAATCCTCTCATCGGACAGGAAAGCTACGTGAGCGAGACGGCCCTCGTCCTGGGCGATGTGAAGATCGGAAACAATTGCTATATAGGTCACGGAGCCATAGTCCGCGGGGATTATGGCTCTATCGTTATCGGTTCGGGTACGGCTGTAGAAGAGGGTGTCATCATGCATGCCCCTCCGAAAGAGGCCTTACTCGTAGGCGAGCGAGTGACGATCGGTCATGGCGCAATTATCCACGCTGCCAAAGTCGGTGATCTTTCAGTCATAGGTATGGGTGCGATCTTAAGCATCCGTTCCGAGGTGGGTAAGCGAGCGATTGTAGCCGAGGGTGCGGTCGTTAAGATGGGTCAGGTAATCCCCGATGAGGTGGTGGCGGGCGGAAATCCTGCCAGGGTGCTCCGTAAGGTCACTAAGAAGGATATAGATCACTGGGATTGGGGCAAGGCATTGTACATCGACCTCGCCAGGAAATATCTCTCGGGAGCCATGGAGAAACTATAA
- a CDS encoding DsbC family protein — protein MMKNRNIARLIWLVVFFGGFFLVTGVAVEAASKTASKGVKKADARAPKQGVANQNIEETFKKAFPKVPFDSIKPTDMKGVYEVTKGAEVIYFIADPGYIFVGDIISKEGKSLTEQRKGELMADKAKNVPLDKAIKIGSGKNTVLEFTDPDCPYCRKAAEFLEQRTDVTRYVFFFPLPMHPDAENKVKFIFCAEDRAKTYEEAMKGKYDDQKYEKCDKPEAAELLRLHKELGGKMGINGTPFFIINGKKSVIGANIPEMESALNQ, from the coding sequence ATGATGAAAAACAGGAATATTGCACGGCTCATCTGGCTCGTTGTCTTTTTTGGCGGTTTTTTTCTCGTCACGGGTGTTGCGGTCGAGGCGGCGAGCAAGACGGCCAGCAAGGGCGTCAAGAAGGCTGACGCTCGCGCCCCCAAACAAGGGGTCGCCAATCAGAACATAGAAGAAACATTCAAAAAGGCCTTTCCCAAGGTCCCCTTTGATTCCATCAAGCCCACCGACATGAAAGGCGTATATGAAGTAACCAAGGGCGCGGAGGTTATTTACTTCATTGCTGATCCAGGCTACATCTTCGTGGGCGACATTATCAGCAAGGAAGGCAAGAGCTTAACCGAACAGAGGAAAGGGGAGCTTATGGCTGACAAAGCCAAGAACGTCCCGCTGGACAAGGCCATTAAGATAGGGAGCGGGAAAAATACTGTCCTCGAATTTACCGATCCCGATTGCCCGTACTGCAGAAAGGCCGCGGAATTCCTGGAACAGAGAACGGATGTTACGCGTTACGTATTCTTCTTCCCTCTCCCCATGCATCCAGATGCCGAGAACAAGGTGAAGTTCATTTTTTGTGCGGAAGACAGGGCAAAGACGTATGAGGAAGCCATGAAAGGCAAGTACGACGATCAGAAGTACGAGAAGTGCGACAAGCCGGAGGCCGCGGAACTCTTAAGGCTCCATAAGGAGCTTGGCGGCAAGATGGGTATAAACGGCACACCTTTCTTCATTATAAACGGCAAGAAGTCGGTGATAGGCGCCAATATACCGGAAATGGAATCGGCCTTGAATCAGTGA
- a CDS encoding amino acid ABC transporter permease, whose product MSGAGLDFTVIWKNLTYFFIGRFPHGALGGIALTLYLAVVACVLSFLGGLVLGMLNISHNRVVKWVSLSIVNIIRGMPLLMVIFWMYFLLPAMMGHTVSESWTVIVALTLFTSAYMSQIVKAGIDSIPKGQTEAGLSTGLHPWQVMVLIVLPQGLRNMIPSFVNQFVSMIKDTSLAFIVGVSELTHVATQINNRTIIYPTEIFLFIAVIYFIICYAFTSLSRWLEKRLAWRK is encoded by the coding sequence ATGAGCGGCGCCGGGCTTGATTTTACCGTTATCTGGAAGAACCTGACCTATTTCTTTATAGGTCGCTTTCCACACGGGGCTTTAGGTGGCATTGCGCTCACTTTGTATCTCGCCGTGGTTGCGTGCGTTCTTTCTTTCCTCGGCGGCCTGGTTCTCGGGATGCTCAACATATCGCACAACCGGGTAGTGAAATGGGTCTCCCTGTCTATAGTCAATATTATCAGGGGTATGCCGCTACTCATGGTTATCTTCTGGATGTATTTTCTCCTGCCGGCCATGATGGGCCATACGGTCTCCGAAAGCTGGACGGTCATCGTGGCTCTCACGCTTTTTACGTCCGCCTATATGTCACAGATTGTAAAGGCCGGCATCGACAGCATACCCAAAGGGCAGACCGAAGCGGGTCTTTCCACGGGGCTTCATCCCTGGCAGGTAATGGTTTTGATCGTTCTTCCCCAGGGGTTGCGCAACATGATCCCTTCTTTTGTGAATCAGTTTGTTTCCATGATAAAGGATACCTCCCTCGCCTTTATCGTCGGGGTTTCGGAGCTGACCCATGTGGCCACGCAGATCAACAATCGCACTATTATATATCCCACCGAGATCTTCCTCTTTATCGCGGTCATTTATTTTATCATCTGCTACGCCTTTACGAGCCTCTCACGATGGCTGGAGAAGCGCCTAGCCTGGCGAAAATGA
- a CDS encoding amino acid ABC transporter permease, whose translation MFNYHFDWSIVTSGKYADWLLTGIKTTFELSAVSIVLAFVLGLLIAVMRMSNVRPIRWFAHGYLEFFRNTPLLVQIFFWYFGSYKLLPTAVNDWLNNMNFEFSAAVIALTIYTSAFIAEDIRSGVRSIPKEQMEAARSSGFSYLRSMQYIILPQAVRLTIPPLINQFLNLTKNSSLAMTIGVVELTYQARQIESYTFKGFEAFTAATLVYVVISFIITGLVTLYSRQMLTPMKAK comes from the coding sequence TTGTTCAATTATCACTTCGACTGGTCGATCGTAACATCCGGGAAGTACGCCGATTGGCTCCTCACAGGCATCAAAACCACCTTTGAGCTTTCGGCGGTTTCCATTGTGCTCGCCTTCGTCTTAGGCTTGCTCATCGCGGTCATGCGCATGAGCAACGTGCGACCGATCCGCTGGTTCGCGCACGGGTATCTCGAGTTTTTCCGCAATACCCCGCTCCTCGTGCAGATATTCTTCTGGTACTTCGGGTCATACAAGTTACTCCCCACGGCCGTAAACGACTGGCTCAACAACATGAACTTCGAATTCTCCGCCGCCGTCATCGCGCTCACGATTTATACATCAGCCTTTATCGCGGAAGACATCAGATCGGGCGTGCGTTCGATCCCGAAGGAGCAGATGGAGGCGGCCAGGAGCTCGGGATTCTCCTATTTACGTTCCATGCAATACATCATCCTGCCCCAGGCGGTGAGACTCACCATACCGCCGCTCATCAATCAGTTCCTCAATCTCACAAAGAACTCTTCCCTCGCAATGACGATTGGTGTCGTGGAACTGACCTATCAGGCGCGGCAGATAGAAAGCTATACCTTTAAAGGCTTTGAGGCTTTTACAGCGGCAACACTCGTATATGTGGTGATCTCCTTTATCATTACGGGGCTCGTAACGCTTTACAGCAGGCAGATGCTAACCCCCATGAAGGCTAAATAA
- a CDS encoding ABC transporter substrate-binding protein, which translates to MKRFAVMMCALLLLAGLYGTVFAADTLDTAKKKGVLVAGVKDSTPGFGFVDEKTREIVGYDVDFVRAIANKLGVKLELKPVTSSTRMPQLTEGNIDIIAATMTKNEERAKQIDFSYTYFLTGQKFIVKKGSVKSLADLDGKRIGTAKGSTSEQNAAKALPKATVLSFDDYPQALLALQQGKVFAVTTDESILAELLAHAPNKDQYEIPNIQISDEPYGLGMRKGDKNFVAFVNQTLLDMEKSGEAKRIFDKWFGPNSATPMQRGNFKITADR; encoded by the coding sequence ATGAAAAGATTTGCCGTAATGATGTGTGCACTGTTACTCCTGGCCGGTCTGTACGGGACTGTATTCGCAGCAGATACGCTCGATACCGCCAAGAAGAAAGGCGTGCTCGTGGCCGGAGTCAAGGACTCAACGCCCGGATTCGGCTTCGTTGATGAGAAAACCCGTGAGATCGTTGGCTACGATGTGGATTTCGTGAGAGCTATCGCCAATAAACTCGGCGTCAAGCTTGAATTGAAACCGGTCACATCGTCAACCCGCATGCCGCAGTTGACCGAAGGTAATATCGATATCATCGCCGCGACCATGACAAAGAACGAGGAACGGGCCAAACAGATTGACTTCAGCTATACCTATTTCCTCACCGGCCAGAAGTTCATCGTGAAAAAGGGATCGGTGAAATCTCTTGCCGACCTTGACGGAAAAAGGATAGGCACCGCCAAAGGGTCCACCTCCGAGCAGAATGCAGCCAAGGCGTTACCCAAAGCCACAGTCCTCTCCTTTGACGATTACCCTCAGGCGCTACTCGCCCTGCAGCAGGGCAAAGTATTCGCCGTAACGACGGACGAGTCGATTCTCGCCGAACTGCTTGCCCACGCACCTAATAAAGATCAGTACGAAATCCCCAATATCCAGATCTCCGATGAACCGTACGGTCTGGGCATGCGCAAGGGAGACAAGAATTTCGTCGCCTTCGTGAACCAGACCCTGCTAGACATGGAGAAGAGCGGCGAGGCCAAGAGGATATTCGACAAATGGTTCGGACCGAATTCGGCCACACCAATGCAGAGGGGTAATTTTAAGATTACGGCCGACAGATAA
- a CDS encoding amino acid ABC transporter ATP-binding protein, with protein sequence MITFKGVHKWFKDLHVLKNINLHVNQGEVVVVCGPSGSGKSTLIRTINKLEPIDRGTLVVDSVDLSDKKADINKLRAEIGMVFQQFNLYPHISVLKNVTLAPTKIRKMNRRDAEDQAMALLERVGLGEKKNSYPTQLSGGQQQRVAIARALAMKPRIMLFDEPTSALDPEMIGEVLLVMKDLAQSGMTMMVVTHEMGFAREVSDRVIFMDEGEVLEEAHPEEFFKNPKHERAKQFLKEVLSPMH encoded by the coding sequence ATGATAACATTTAAGGGGGTCCACAAGTGGTTCAAGGACCTCCACGTTCTCAAAAATATCAACCTCCACGTGAACCAGGGAGAGGTAGTGGTTGTGTGCGGGCCCTCAGGCTCGGGGAAATCAACGCTCATCCGCACCATTAACAAATTGGAGCCTATCGACAGGGGCACCCTCGTTGTAGACAGCGTAGACCTTTCAGACAAAAAGGCCGATATCAACAAACTCAGGGCCGAGATCGGCATGGTCTTTCAGCAGTTCAACCTTTACCCCCACATCTCCGTATTGAAGAATGTTACCCTCGCACCCACAAAGATTCGCAAAATGAACCGCAGGGACGCGGAAGATCAGGCAATGGCTCTGTTGGAACGCGTGGGCCTGGGAGAAAAAAAGAACTCGTACCCCACGCAGCTTTCCGGTGGACAACAGCAGAGGGTCGCGATCGCCCGTGCGCTTGCCATGAAACCACGGATTATGCTTTTTGACGAACCAACATCGGCACTCGATCCGGAGATGATCGGCGAGGTGCTCCTCGTTATGAAGGACCTTGCCCAGTCGGGTATGACCATGATGGTGGTGACGCATGAAATGGGCTTTGCCCGCGAGGTCTCGGACAGGGTGATATTTATGGACGAAGGCGAGGTGCTCGAAGAGGCCCACCCTGAAGAGTTTTTCAAGAACCCCAAGCATGAAAGGGCTAAGCAGTTCTTAAAAGAAGTGCTTTCACCCATGCACTAA